One window of Stenotrophomonas indicatrix genomic DNA carries:
- a CDS encoding EexN family lipoprotein — protein MHPPLLLVAALTACDPSEAPKPANVPTVKELAADPALLKELRQQCKTDRQTLGDVLCNRVSEATRKRFYGDGKTPYTPSETSPKF, from the coding sequence ATTCACCCCCCTTTGCTACTGGTTGCGGCGCTCACGGCCTGCGACCCATCGGAGGCACCCAAGCCAGCCAACGTGCCTACGGTGAAAGAACTGGCCGCCGATCCGGCACTGTTGAAGGAACTGCGCCAACAGTGCAAGACCGATCGCCAAACACTGGGCGACGTGCTGTGCAACCGAGTGTCCGAGGCCACGCGCAAGCGGTTCTACGGCGATGGGAAGACACCGTACACGCCATCGGAGACGTCGCCGAAGTTCTGA
- a CDS encoding IS30 family transposase: protein MAIGRLDQHERYRIHSLREAGNSLREIAQTLVRAPSTISRELRRNASGGHYEPQRAQRLSQRRRTHASRRPRVMPQAIALIEQCLRQDWSPEQIAGSTGLASHEWIYGHIYADQRRGGTLYQGLRRPRRRRRKRRLRDGRGQLTGRRSWRERPDVVESRARTGDWEIDTMHAASGTAVVVTMTERGSGLQLLACSPDCTAGNVMRAIVQRLGRFRHMVYTLTADNGKEFAEHRLLAAALQAEVYFADPYSPWQCGSNENANGLVRQYLPRSLDFATITPAQLRHIEQRLNTRPRKRHRYKTPLDIFAEGFNHAVANRS from the coding sequence ATGGCCATCGGCCGCCTGGACCAGCACGAACGATATCGCATCCACAGCCTGCGCGAGGCCGGCAACAGCCTGCGCGAGATTGCCCAGACGCTTGTGCGTGCGCCCAGCACCATCAGCCGCGAGCTCAGGCGCAATGCTAGTGGCGGGCACTACGAACCGCAGCGTGCGCAGCGGTTGAGCCAGCGCCGGCGCACGCACGCAAGCCGCCGGCCACGGGTCATGCCGCAGGCCATCGCGTTGATCGAGCAATGCCTGCGCCAAGACTGGAGCCCCGAGCAGATCGCCGGAAGCACCGGCCTTGCCAGCCACGAATGGATCTACGGCCACATCTACGCCGATCAGCGCCGTGGCGGCACGCTGTACCAAGGCCTGCGCCGCCCTCGACGGCGACGTCGCAAACGCCGGCTGCGTGACGGTCGCGGCCAGCTGACGGGCCGGCGCAGCTGGCGCGAGCGCCCCGACGTTGTGGAGAGCCGTGCCCGTACCGGCGACTGGGAGATCGATACCATGCATGCCGCCAGCGGCACCGCGGTGGTGGTGACGATGACCGAGCGCGGCTCCGGCCTGCAGTTGCTGGCGTGCTCGCCGGACTGCACGGCTGGCAACGTGATGCGCGCCATCGTCCAGCGCCTGGGCCGCTTCCGCCACATGGTGTACACGCTGACGGCCGACAACGGCAAGGAGTTCGCCGAACACCGGTTGCTGGCAGCGGCCCTGCAGGCCGAGGTCTACTTTGCCGATCCATACTCGCCATGGCAGTGTGGCAGCAACGAGAACGCCAACGGCCTGGTCCGCCAGTACCTGCCACGCAGCCTGGATTTCGCTACGATCACCCCCGCGCAGCTACGCCACATCGAGCAGCGCCTCAACACACGGCCGCGCAAGCGGCACCGATACAAAACGCCCCTCGACATCTTCGCCGAGGGTTTCAATCACGCTGTTGCGAACCGGAGTTGA
- a CDS encoding LysR family transcriptional regulator produces the protein MELRHLRCFIAVAEELHFARAAEKLHIEQSPLSRTIKELEEELGEQLFIRTSRSTRLTRSGKLFLEHVPRVFTALQQARDSVKAASNGFHGQLRIALSDGITPSRLPALLAMCRQEEPETDIRLFEVPLSQQIKGLHDDLYDVGFAQSDEVGEGIAAEAVWSDPLMVAVPARHPLLKHKRIPLEEMMRYPLVLCDPLACEGHARQVERVLRRSDVEPLIAERVASCDLMMALVSAGFALGLTGAPHIAASRAPDVVARPLAGRSPVLTTYVLRREGESSEVLSRFIERVHAIDLPKGARPTPPLEPDLQEDIEP, from the coding sequence ATGGAATTGCGACATCTAAGATGCTTCATAGCAGTGGCCGAGGAACTTCATTTCGCACGCGCCGCCGAGAAACTGCATATCGAGCAATCACCGCTGTCGCGCACCATCAAGGAATTGGAGGAAGAGCTGGGCGAGCAGTTGTTCATCCGCACCAGCCGCAGCACGCGGCTGACGCGGTCGGGCAAGCTGTTCCTTGAGCATGTGCCGCGCGTGTTTACTGCTTTACAACAAGCACGCGACAGCGTGAAGGCGGCGAGTAATGGCTTCCACGGCCAGTTGCGCATCGCGCTATCCGACGGCATCACGCCGTCGCGCCTGCCGGCTTTGCTGGCCATGTGTCGGCAGGAAGAACCCGAGACTGATATCCGTTTGTTCGAGGTGCCGCTGTCGCAGCAGATCAAGGGGCTGCACGACGACCTGTACGACGTGGGTTTCGCCCAGTCCGATGAGGTAGGCGAAGGCATCGCGGCCGAAGCGGTATGGAGCGATCCATTGATGGTTGCCGTGCCAGCGCGCCATCCCTTGCTCAAGCACAAGCGCATTCCCCTGGAGGAAATGATGCGGTACCCGCTGGTGCTGTGCGACCCACTGGCGTGCGAAGGGCACGCGCGCCAGGTCGAGCGGGTGCTGCGCCGGTCGGACGTGGAGCCGCTGATTGCCGAGCGCGTGGCCTCCTGCGATCTGATGATGGCGCTGGTTTCGGCAGGCTTTGCGCTGGGGCTGACCGGCGCACCCCACATCGCGGCCAGCCGTGCGCCGGACGTGGTCGCGCGTCCTTTGGCGGGCCGCTCCCCCGTACTGACGACCTATGTATTGCGTCGCGAGGGCGAGTCTTCGGAAGTGCTGTCCCGATTCATCGAGCGAGTGCATGCCATCGACTTGCCCAAAGGCGCACGGCCCACGCCGCCACTTGAACCTGATCTCCAGGAGGACATCGAGCCATGA
- a CDS encoding alpha/beta fold hydrolase, whose amino-acid sequence MNDVVYRSAEAAAAVEGQYRRVLERWPVPKTELHISTRQGSTFVVICGPESAPPVVLLHGSMANSAAWLPDVALWSTKFRLFAIDVIGEAGLSARVRPDLASDAHALWLDEVLERLGLVSGQTRVAIVGTSLGGWLALDYASRRPASVGALALMCPSGIGRQKNLLLKILPLLLLGSWGKRRIWKLVFGPAPKVLPQEMQPLAELMKSVGLAAKPRVIRIPQLTDAQLRELGMPILTIIGERDVLLDSRDTRDRLQRTVPHAEIRFIEAGYHFLPDQAPHVMDFLERTTLKS is encoded by the coding sequence ATGAATGACGTGGTTTATCGAAGCGCCGAGGCGGCTGCGGCTGTTGAGGGCCAATACAGACGAGTCCTGGAGCGATGGCCGGTTCCGAAGACCGAACTGCACATATCCACTCGTCAGGGTTCGACGTTCGTCGTGATCTGCGGGCCGGAAAGTGCGCCTCCCGTCGTACTGCTCCACGGCTCAATGGCCAACTCGGCTGCATGGCTACCCGATGTGGCATTGTGGTCAACGAAGTTCAGACTGTTCGCGATCGACGTGATCGGCGAGGCTGGCCTCAGTGCAAGAGTTCGGCCCGACCTTGCCAGCGACGCCCATGCGTTGTGGCTCGACGAGGTTCTCGAACGGCTGGGTTTGGTATCGGGGCAAACGCGCGTTGCCATCGTCGGCACGTCACTCGGCGGATGGCTGGCTCTTGACTATGCCAGCAGAAGGCCGGCAAGCGTTGGCGCGTTGGCGCTGATGTGTCCGTCCGGAATCGGCCGACAGAAGAATCTCCTGCTGAAGATACTGCCGCTCCTCCTGCTCGGTTCCTGGGGCAAGCGGCGAATATGGAAACTGGTGTTCGGTCCAGCTCCCAAGGTCTTGCCCCAGGAAATGCAACCGCTCGCAGAACTTATGAAAAGCGTAGGACTGGCCGCCAAGCCGCGGGTGATCCGCATTCCACAACTAACAGATGCCCAACTCCGTGAACTCGGCATGCCGATCCTGACGATCATAGGTGAGCGGGACGTCCTACTGGACTCGCGAGACACAAGGGACAGGTTGCAGCGGACCGTTCCTCACGCGGAAATCCGGTTCATCGAAGCGGGCTATCACTTTCTCCCGGACCAGGCGCCGCACGTCATGGATTTTCTGGAACGAACCACGCTGAAGTCATGA
- a CDS encoding helix-turn-helix domain-containing protein, whose protein sequence is MNASLVTVEQAAEHLNLHPKTVLRYIRDRRLPATRVGKSYRIVRSELDAFAGVPSVESEAATAIVRTTCIVDIPHIPGNEAERLATFLQSAALSRPAGAAPLHLQTAFDPLAKSMKVVVIGDPSSAAKLLEMLQFHMSNSL, encoded by the coding sequence ATGAATGCCAGCCTTGTCACCGTCGAGCAAGCGGCCGAGCACCTGAATCTGCACCCCAAGACTGTGCTGCGCTACATCCGCGACAGACGGCTCCCGGCGACGCGCGTTGGAAAGTCCTACCGCATCGTTCGCTCCGAGCTGGATGCCTTTGCCGGCGTCCCGAGCGTCGAGTCCGAAGCTGCGACGGCAATCGTGCGGACTACCTGCATCGTTGACATCCCCCATATCCCGGGGAATGAGGCCGAGCGACTGGCAACCTTCCTCCAGTCCGCTGCCTTGTCCCGTCCTGCCGGCGCAGCGCCACTGCATCTCCAAACGGCGTTCGATCCGCTCGCCAAGAGCATGAAGGTCGTAGTGATCGGTGATCCATCCAGCGCGGCCAAGCTCTTAGAGATGTTGCAGTTTCATATGAGTAACAGCTTATGA
- the blaOXA gene encoding class D beta-lactamase, whose product MCNRVLQVAAVSVVFLFSAPFATAHELCTLIADADSGRVLLQRGSACSGRVTPASTFKLAISLMGYDAGVLKDAAQPALTYQTGYPDWGGDAWRRDITPTTWIRDSVFWYSQQVVKRVGQERFAQYVKAFQYGNADVSAVPVDDPGQNGAWVMSSLRISPKEQLAFMRKIVRRQLPVSAHAFDMTALIANYGAPVDGWAVHGKTGTGSPGRDNRYDASRAYGWYVGWATKGARRLAFARLIQDEQAIKPNAGLRARDELLRLLPAIDH is encoded by the coding sequence ATGTGCAATCGCGTCCTCCAGGTCGCTGCGGTATCAGTGGTCTTCCTTTTTTCAGCGCCTTTCGCGACCGCGCATGAGCTGTGCACGCTGATCGCCGATGCCGATTCCGGCAGGGTGCTTCTGCAGCGCGGCTCCGCCTGCTCCGGGCGCGTGACGCCTGCCTCGACTTTCAAGCTGGCCATCAGCCTCATGGGCTACGACGCAGGCGTGCTGAAGGATGCTGCACAGCCTGCCTTGACGTATCAAACGGGATATCCGGATTGGGGTGGTGATGCCTGGCGGCGCGACATCACGCCAACCACATGGATCAGGGACTCCGTCTTCTGGTACTCACAGCAGGTCGTGAAGCGCGTGGGGCAGGAGCGCTTCGCGCAGTATGTGAAGGCCTTTCAATACGGCAATGCCGATGTCTCTGCCGTGCCGGTCGATGATCCTGGACAGAACGGCGCCTGGGTGATGAGTTCACTGCGCATCTCCCCTAAGGAACAGCTTGCGTTCATGCGCAAGATCGTGCGCCGCCAGTTGCCGGTGAGTGCGCATGCCTTCGACATGACCGCCCTCATCGCGAACTACGGTGCACCGGTCGACGGCTGGGCCGTGCATGGCAAGACGGGCACCGGCTCGCCGGGCCGCGACAACCGCTATGACGCAAGCCGCGCTTATGGCTGGTACGTGGGCTGGGCGACCAAGGGCGCGCGAAGGCTGGCATTTGCGCGCCTGATCCAGGACGAGCAGGCTATCAAGCCCAATGCGGGCCTGCGTGCGCGCGACGAGCTGCTTCGGCTTCTGCCAGCCATCGACCATTGA
- a CDS encoding polysaccharide deacetylase family protein: MRATSCFGFCQPSTIETGIAMTALRRALAALLIFLGSCCVQAQTVALTFDDGLDPLKEPAAPSWNRQILETLRDAGVTSMVFPTLVRTGRAQGLDLIRDWARAGHAVGNHTSRHRSLGSPQVPLADFIGDVEEADAVLSRLPGWTKMLRFPYLKEGNTLAKRDGMRLWMQAAGYRAAPVSIDASDWYYNQVYAAWLNEGNADKADRVKAAYIEHLLDRAAYYDGLARRVLGRSPAHVMLLHTSRINAAALGELIAAFRERGWAFIAAKAAFEDPIYTVQIDTLPAGESVVWASAKAAQVPGLRYPAEDSVYEEPKLRALELVPARMLP, from the coding sequence GTGCGCGCGACGAGCTGCTTCGGCTTCTGCCAGCCATCGACCATTGAGACGGGCATCGCGATGACTGCATTGCGCCGCGCGCTTGCCGCGCTTCTCATCTTTCTCGGATCGTGCTGCGTCCAGGCCCAGACCGTGGCGCTGACATTCGACGACGGGCTCGATCCCCTGAAGGAGCCCGCGGCCCCGTCGTGGAACCGGCAGATCCTGGAGACGCTCCGCGATGCAGGCGTGACGTCCATGGTGTTTCCCACACTTGTGCGCACCGGCCGGGCGCAGGGACTGGATCTCATCCGGGACTGGGCGCGCGCGGGCCACGCGGTCGGCAACCATACGTCCCGGCACCGCAGCCTGGGATCGCCCCAAGTGCCGCTCGCGGATTTCATCGGCGATGTCGAGGAGGCCGACGCGGTGCTGAGCCGACTCCCTGGCTGGACGAAGATGCTGCGCTTTCCGTATCTCAAGGAAGGCAACACGCTCGCGAAGCGGGACGGCATGCGACTCTGGATGCAGGCCGCAGGCTACCGGGCAGCACCGGTTTCGATCGACGCGAGCGACTGGTACTACAACCAGGTCTATGCAGCCTGGCTGAACGAAGGAAACGCCGACAAGGCCGATCGTGTGAAGGCAGCGTACATCGAGCATCTGCTGGACCGTGCCGCCTACTACGATGGTCTGGCCCGGCGGGTCCTCGGCCGCAGCCCTGCCCATGTGATGCTGCTGCACACGAGCAGGATCAACGCCGCCGCGCTTGGGGAGTTGATCGCGGCTTTCCGGGAGCGAGGGTGGGCTTTCATAGCCGCCAAAGCCGCCTTCGAGGATCCGATCTACACCGTGCAGATCGATACCTTGCCGGCGGGCGAAAGCGTCGTCTGGGCCAGCGCCAAGGCTGCGCAGGTTCCAGGGCTGCGCTATCCGGCCGAGGACTCGGTCTATGAGGAGCCCAAGCTGCGCGCGCTGGAACTGGTACCGGCGCGCATGCTGCCGTAG
- a CDS encoding 2-dehydropantoate 2-reductase N-terminal domain-containing protein has protein sequence MFLAVKATQIEAAADWLATLVGPQTVVRVLQNGIEQAEIVRSHLPRGDIVPAVVWFPAQALQGTRCAVDLAENFSALAWRKLLQNAVAGLMALTHRRSGIFSRSDIAGLTLAYARECLAVARAEGAELGDEVPQEILEKFQAAPADMSTSILTDREAGRPLEWDIRTA, from the coding sequence GTGTTTCTGGCAGTCAAAGCCACGCAGATTGAGGCGGCAGCAGACTGGCTGGCCACGCTGGTCGGGCCGCAAACCGTTGTGCGTGTTTTGCAGAATGGGATCGAACAGGCGGAAATAGTTCGATCACACTTGCCACGCGGGGACATCGTTCCCGCTGTCGTATGGTTTCCGGCACAGGCACTTCAAGGGACGCGGTGCGCCGTGGACTTGGCCGAAAACTTCAGCGCCCTGGCTTGGCGCAAGCTATTGCAGAACGCGGTAGCAGGCCTAATGGCGCTCACGCACCGCCGTTCGGGCATATTCAGCCGATCTGATATCGCTGGCCTGACCCTTGCCTATGCGCGAGAATGCCTGGCCGTGGCCCGGGCTGAAGGCGCCGAACTCGGCGACGAAGTGCCGCAGGAGATTCTCGAAAAATTCCAGGCGGCACCGGCGGACATGAGCACCTCCATCCTCACGGATCGGGAAGCAGGACGGCCACTCGAATGGGATATCCGCACGGCATGA
- a CDS encoding DUF3363 domain-containing protein encodes MTDRRDDDFRIRPSAPKNRGKGHDQSFVSKVLKQAGKASGGKSSVRRPVSARGTGQRPGSRLGRGHTAARFAGAKLTPMSRRVTIKTLLVNQRQASPQSLAKHLRYIERDGVGRDGEPGQAYGPQTDAADLDAFKERCADDRHHFRFILSPEDGAELEDLRTYTRHLMGRMEADLGTGLDWVAVNHWNTDNPHTHIVVRGRGRDDTGKDLIIAGDYIAHGFRHRAAELATEWLGPRTELEIQQTLQREVEQERWTSLDRTLQREAGEAGRVQIERFNEPRLQRQRLLLVGRLQRLQRLGLADEMQPGTWAVHADAEKTLRVLGERGDIIRTMQRAMRGEPRELAVFEPGDDGRTILGRVAAKGLADELRDRGYLVIDGVDGKAHYVALNARDELANYPVGAVVEVKGSADVRAADRNIAALASDGLYRANHHLAIEQGRAKAGRDPQEVVAAHVRRLEALRRAGVVERVADGLWKVPDDLVERGRQYDAQRLGGVVVELKSHLPIERQARVIGATWLDQQLIGGGKGLGDLGFGGEVKNTLQQRADFLAEQGLAERRGQRVILARNLLGTLRNRELAQAAKDITADTGLEHRPVADGQRVAGIYRRSVTLASGRYAMLDDGMGFSLVPWLPVIEQRLGQQIAATMRSGGVSWEIGRRRGPTVG; translated from the coding sequence ATGACCGACCGCCGCGACGACGATTTCCGCATCCGCCCCAGCGCCCCGAAGAACCGGGGCAAGGGCCATGATCAGAGTTTCGTTTCCAAGGTGCTCAAGCAGGCCGGCAAGGCCAGCGGCGGCAAGTCCTCGGTGCGCCGTCCGGTGTCGGCGCGTGGCACCGGCCAGAGGCCCGGCTCGCGCCTCGGGCGCGGCCACACGGCGGCGCGCTTCGCGGGGGCGAAGCTCACTCCCATGTCGCGGCGCGTGACCATCAAGACGCTGCTGGTCAACCAGCGCCAGGCCAGCCCGCAGTCGCTCGCCAAGCACCTGCGCTACATCGAGCGCGACGGCGTGGGCCGCGATGGCGAACCGGGCCAAGCCTACGGGCCGCAGACCGATGCCGCCGACCTCGACGCCTTCAAGGAACGCTGCGCCGATGACCGGCACCATTTCCGCTTCATCCTCTCGCCCGAGGACGGCGCGGAGCTGGAAGACCTGCGCACCTACACGCGGCACCTCATGGGCCGCATGGAGGCTGACCTGGGCACGGGCCTTGATTGGGTGGCCGTCAACCACTGGAACACCGACAACCCGCACACGCACATCGTCGTGCGCGGGCGCGGGCGCGATGACACCGGCAAAGACCTCATCATCGCGGGCGACTACATCGCGCACGGCTTCCGCCATCGCGCCGCCGAACTGGCGACCGAATGGCTGGGGCCACGCACCGAGCTGGAGATCCAGCAGACCTTGCAGCGCGAGGTGGAGCAAGAGCGGTGGACGAGCCTGGATCGCACCCTGCAACGCGAGGCCGGCGAGGCCGGCCGAGTGCAGATCGAACGCTTCAACGAACCGCGACTGCAACGCCAGCGCCTGTTGCTGGTTGGCCGGCTGCAACGCTTGCAGCGCCTGGGCCTGGCCGACGAAATGCAGCCCGGCACCTGGGCCGTCCACGCCGACGCGGAAAAGACCCTGCGCGTCCTGGGCGAGCGTGGCGACATCATTCGTACCATGCAACGGGCCATGCGCGGCGAGCCGCGCGAGTTGGCGGTGTTCGAGCCGGGCGACGACGGCCGAACCATTCTGGGCCGCGTGGCCGCAAAGGGGCTGGCCGACGAGCTGCGCGACCGGGGCTATCTGGTCATCGACGGCGTGGATGGCAAGGCCCACTACGTCGCGCTGAACGCCCGCGACGAGCTGGCGAACTATCCGGTCGGCGCCGTGGTGGAGGTGAAGGGATCGGCCGACGTGCGCGCGGCCGACAGGAACATCGCCGCGCTGGCGAGCGATGGCCTGTACCGCGCCAATCACCACCTGGCCATCGAACAGGGCCGGGCCAAGGCCGGACGCGACCCACAGGAGGTTGTCGCGGCCCACGTCCGCCGGCTGGAAGCCCTGCGCCGGGCCGGCGTCGTGGAGCGCGTGGCCGATGGGCTATGGAAGGTGCCGGACGACCTGGTCGAACGTGGTCGCCAGTACGACGCGCAACGGCTGGGCGGCGTGGTGGTGGAGTTGAAATCACACCTGCCCATCGAGCGACAAGCCCGTGTGATCGGCGCGACCTGGCTGGATCAGCAGTTGATCGGTGGCGGCAAGGGGCTCGGTGATTTGGGCTTTGGTGGCGAGGTCAAGAACACCTTGCAACAGCGTGCCGACTTCCTCGCCGAGCAGGGGCTGGCCGAGCGGCGGGGACAGCGTGTGATCCTCGCCCGGAACCTGCTGGGCACGCTACGTAACCGGGAGTTGGCGCAGGCCGCCAAGGACATTACCGCCGACACCGGCCTGGAGCATCGACCCGTCGCCGACGGTCAGCGCGTGGCCGGCATCTACCGGCGTTCCGTCACGCTCGCCAGTGGGCGCTACGCGATGCTGGACGACGGCATGGGCTTCTCGCTGGTGCCGTGGCTGCCAGTGATCGAACAGCGGCTGGGGCAGCAGATCGCCGCGACCATGCGTAGCGGTGGCGTGTCCTGGGAGATTGGGAGGCGGCGTGGGCCAACCGTTGGTTGA
- a CDS encoding S26 family signal peptidase produces MTSISTTGSAPRPRSRWRARFVLAGLTACGLAALAWAAFVSPLPRLTYNPSDSVAVGWYRIEPFDPRTASLPRPLSVDSIVLVPLPAEAAALAAQRGYLPTRVPLLKRVGAVAPQHVCIVAGQIRIDGVPSAAVLHADRLGRPLPSWPQCRRLAPGELFLLSVTNPASFDSRYFGPVSASAVIGVAHPVWLETHP; encoded by the coding sequence ATGACCAGCATTTCTACGACCGGCTCCGCGCCGCGTCCTCGCTCGCGCTGGCGCGCTCGCTTCGTGCTGGCGGGTCTGACCGCCTGCGGCCTCGCTGCGCTGGCCTGGGCGGCTTTCGTGTCGCCGCTGCCGCGCCTGACATACAACCCATCCGACAGCGTGGCGGTCGGCTGGTATCGCATCGAACCGTTCGACCCGCGCACCGCCTCGCTGCCACGTCCGTTGTCCGTGGACAGTATCGTGCTGGTGCCGCTGCCAGCCGAGGCCGCCGCACTGGCTGCGCAGCGCGGCTACCTGCCGACGCGCGTTCCGCTGCTCAAACGTGTGGGCGCCGTCGCACCGCAACACGTTTGCATCGTCGCTGGTCAGATACGCATCGACGGCGTGCCTTCGGCCGCCGTGCTGCATGCCGACCGGCTGGGCCGGCCGCTGCCATCCTGGCCGCAATGCCGCCGCCTTGCCCCTGGCGAACTGTTCCTGTTGAGCGTGACGAATCCGGCGTCATTCGACAGCCGCTACTTCGGCCCGGTTAGCGCATCCGCCGTGATCGGCGTCGCGCATCCGGTTTGGCTGGAGACACACCCATGA
- a CDS encoding DUF2840 domain-containing protein, whose translation MNVSAAPAENAATAAASPPAAPSLVVLAGEAGNVPLTRVSLAYIEPRFKLYLRFGEPARTLQLDRWRRCAVFLPGAMFCRIRWQANDYGTIRWQLMVMQAGTPLDALQCIPGVRPGARLLLHAEGDASVRAVLERIDAIEALGTAPSAVSPAYWRTLGNRLAARLPLPEYSIERHAAWLAGRTLP comes from the coding sequence ATGAACGTATCCGCTGCACCCGCCGAGAACGCGGCCACGGCTGCCGCATCGCCTCCGGCTGCGCCGTCGCTTGTGGTACTCGCCGGCGAGGCCGGCAACGTGCCGCTGACCCGCGTATCGCTGGCCTACATCGAACCGCGCTTCAAGCTCTACCTGCGCTTCGGCGAACCGGCGCGCACGCTCCAGCTCGACCGCTGGCGGCGCTGCGCGGTGTTCCTGCCGGGCGCGATGTTCTGCCGCATCCGCTGGCAGGCCAACGACTACGGCACGATCCGCTGGCAGTTGATGGTGATGCAGGCTGGCACGCCGCTGGATGCCTTGCAGTGCATCCCCGGCGTGCGGCCCGGTGCGCGCTTGCTGCTGCACGCCGAGGGTGACGCCAGCGTGCGCGCCGTGCTGGAGCGCATCGACGCCATCGAGGCGCTGGGGACCGCGCCCTCCGCCGTCTCGCCCGCGTACTGGCGCACGCTGGGCAACCGGCTCGCGGCGCGCCTGCCGCTGCCCGAATACAGCATCGAACGGCACGCCGCTTGGCTGGCCGGAAGGACCCTCCCATGA
- a CDS encoding chromosome partitioning protein ParB, whose translation MTAKPPRSKRVGIGARPPANPHAEAWIRQGDADALNKGDLYTARLTLDITPAMRARIKVSAFTRGVTVAELLRALLEREFPENRTENIP comes from the coding sequence ATGACAGCGAAGCCACCACGCAGCAAGCGCGTCGGTATCGGTGCGCGCCCGCCCGCGAATCCGCACGCCGAAGCGTGGATTCGCCAAGGCGACGCCGATGCGCTCAACAAGGGCGACCTCTACACCGCGCGCCTGACCCTCGACATTACGCCCGCCATGCGGGCGCGCATCAAGGTTTCGGCCTTCACGCGGGGCGTGACCGTGGCCGAACTGCTGCGCGCTTTGCTGGAGCGGGAGTTTCCCGAAAACCGCACGGAGAACATCCCATGA
- the parA gene encoding ParA family partition ATPase has product MIVALLNQKGGVGKTTLATHIAGELAMRGQSVILLDADPQGSSLDWTQRRSQQGLPRLFSAVGLARETLHQEAPELARRADHVIIDGPPRIAALARSALLAAERVLIPVQPSPYDLWASAEMVALIREAQVFRPALHAAFVINRRVSTTVIGREARQSLAEQPLPALRAEVRQRIVFADSVAAGRLARETAPDSAAAREITALVDELLRWPT; this is encoded by the coding sequence ATGATCGTCGCCTTGCTCAACCAGAAAGGCGGCGTCGGCAAGACCACGCTCGCCACGCACATTGCCGGCGAACTGGCGATGCGCGGACAGTCGGTCATCCTGCTGGATGCCGACCCGCAAGGTTCATCGCTGGACTGGACGCAGCGCAGAAGCCAGCAAGGCTTGCCACGGCTGTTCAGCGCCGTGGGCCTGGCCCGCGAAACGCTGCATCAGGAAGCGCCAGAACTCGCCCGCCGCGCAGATCACGTCATCATCGACGGGCCGCCGCGCATCGCCGCCTTGGCGCGCTCCGCGCTGCTGGCGGCCGAGCGCGTGCTGATCCCGGTGCAGCCCAGCCCCTACGACTTGTGGGCCAGTGCCGAGATGGTGGCGCTGATCCGTGAGGCCCAGGTGTTCCGGCCTGCGCTGCACGCGGCCTTCGTCATCAACCGGCGCGTCAGCACCACGGTGATTGGTCGGGAGGCGCGGCAGTCGCTGGCCGAACAGCCGCTGCCGGCGCTGCGCGCCGAAGTGCGCCAGCGCATCGTCTTCGCCGACAGCGTGGCCGCTGGCCGACTCGCACGCGAGACGGCGCCCGACAGCGCCGCCGCGCGCGAAATCACTGCGCTGGTGGACGAACTGCTGCGGTGGCCGACATGA